AGACGCCTGCTCCAAGAAGGGACGTAGGAGCTGTCGGAGACATAGCGCGAGCCGATGACCATGTCAGCGTCGCCTCTTTCCAGGCGGTCCACGAGAGACTTCATCTGTGCGACAGGGTGTTGACCGTCCGCGTCGCATTGTATGGCGACGTCGTATCCGTGGCGCAGAGCGAATTTGAAACCGGTCTGTACGGCGCTGCCGATGCCAAGGTTGTAGGGTAAACGGACCAACTCCACACCCTGAAGTCCGCGCACCACCTTTGCGGTTTCGTCGGTGGAACCGTCGTCAATCACAACGATATCGAAATCAGGAACAAGGTCATGCAATGAGGTTACGACAGAGGCAATGGTCGCCTCCTCGTTGTAGGCCGGGATTATGACTAACACACGTTTTGCCATCAGGCAGTCGACTTTCTCAGAACTCGAAAGGTCCAAATCCCCTGCGCCATTCCGATGGCGCGCGCGACGTCTCGAATCAGCATGACACCGACAAAGCCTAGCATGCGACGGTCG
This genomic stretch from Candidatus Hydrogenedentota bacterium harbors:
- a CDS encoding glycosyltransferase family 2 protein; its protein translation is MAKRVLVIIPAYNEEATIASVVTSLHDLVPDFDIVVIDDGSTDETAKVVRGLQGVELVRLPYNLGIGSAVQTGFKFALRHGYDVAIQCDADGQHPVAQMKSLVDRLERGDADMVIGSRYVSDSSYVPSWSRRL